GAAACGCACGCGAGTACCGCAGCCAGCGGGCCGGGTCTCGGCCCCAGTTTTGGCTGGAAGCGTCCACGTCTGCCCACCTCGAATGTGCCGAACTCCTGCTCCGGAAGCGCGAAGCACGCCTCACGCAGTTGCGACGGATTGATGACCGCATGATCTGCAAGCGGTGAGTCGTCCGGAAGGGCCAGCACGAACTCGTCCTGATAGACGCTGACGGCCCGTATTTCCTCCGGAAAGTCCAACGGCGGCCGTATGTACGCAACGTCGAGCCGGCCGTCGGTAAGCATCCCCGGAATCTGGGTCATCGGTGCTTCGATGAGCACGACATCCACTTTAGGGCGGTGCTTCCGGAAGCCTCTTATGGTCTTCTGCATGATCCCCGCAAAGGCCGCCGAGGCTATGAAGCCAATCTGGATGCGACCTAGTTCGCCTCGTTCCGCCAGTTCAGCGAGTTCCTGACCGCGCTGAAGCGAGGCGAGGGCGGCTGTCGCTTCGGGCAAATACGCTTCGCCCGCCGCTGTCAATGCAACAGAGCGCTTGGTCCGGTGGAACAGACGGACCTGGAGCAGCCGCTCCGTCTCCTGGATCTGCTTGGTAAGGGACGGGGGCGCGATGCCGAGCTCTTCGGCTGCGCGAGCGAAATGGAGGTGTCTCGCGACCGCGATGAAGCAGCGAATGTGGCGTAACTCGAGTTTCACAGTGTTAATCCTTTTGTGAACATTATCGTGTCATTCGCTTGTCAGCTGGAAAGAGGCGAGTGGCTGACATTTTCGCATGGCAACTTGCGCAACAGTCGGCGCCGACGCCGCGAAAAATTTTTGCGCTGAGCGGAATGTTTGCGCCAGCGCTGTGTTTGCTCCTAAGTACACCAGAGTGCAGCGTCCGTTCGGCGGACGTCAGGAATCGGCCAAATGATGACTGCCTGGGTATGGTTCGTCTATGGCGTCACCACAACGAGGTGAACGAAATCCACGAATCTCGTCCTACACATGCTTGGGAGAAGTTTCATGAAGTTGAGTTCGTTTGTTCTCGCGGGTCTGACCTGCGCCACGCTGGTGAGCGCGACGACGTCATTCGCGCAGGACAGCGCTGCGGCCCCGTCCGCACCGATCAGGAATGTCGTGCTGGTTCACGGTCTGTTCGCAGATGGTTCGAGCTGGCAGAAAGTGATTCCGCTGCTGCAGGCGAAGGGCCTGCACGTGACGGCGGTGCAGAATCCGACCACCTCGCTCGACGCGGATGTCGATGCGGTCAAGCGAGCGCTTGCGCAACAGGATGGTCCAACCTTGCTGGTCGCGCACTCGTACGGCGGGATGGTGATCAGCCAGGCCGGCGACGATCCGAAGGTGGCGGGCCTCGTGTACATCGCCGCGCGTGCGCCGGACGCTGGCGAGGACTATCCGGCGCTGACGAAGAAATTCCCGGCCGCACCGGCGTCGGCGGGGTTGCAGTGGTCGGCGGATGGTTACGGCAAGCTGTCTGAGCAGGCCTTTGTGCACGACTTTGCGGGCGATCTGCCTACCGTTGAAGCTGAGACGTACTACGCGGTTCAGCAGCCGATTGGCAAGGCAATCACGATGGCGAAGACGACGGTCGCCGCGTGGCACGACAAACCCACCTGGTATGCGGTGTCGACTGAAGACCGGACGATCAACCCCGATCTGGAGCGCTTCATGGCGAACCGGATGCATGCGCATACGATCGAGCTCGATTCGAGCCACGTGTCGCTGCTGTCGCATCCGACTGAAGTGGCGAACCTGATCCTCGAAGCGGCGGGTCAGCAGAAGTGAGGTTGTAGTCAGCCCCGGCCGCGCCACGCGACGAAGGCAACACCAGCAATCGCCATCAGTCCACCGGCGATGGTCGTCAGCGCGGGGTGCTCGCCAGTCAAAAAGATCGATAGCGCGATCGCGATCGCGGGTACCAGATACAGGAAATTGGACGCCCGCGCCGCACCGAAGTGGCCCAGGGCAATCGTCCACGTCGCGTAACCGAGCGCGGCCGGGAAGACGCCGAGCACGAGCACAGCACCCAAAGTTCCTGCCGATGCAGAAGGCGCTGCAAGTGCGCTCATGGCGCCCGGCAACCACGGCGATAGCAGCAATGCGCCGGCGAGTAGCGTATAAGCAGTGCTTGCGAGCGGCCCATAGATCGGAATCAGGCGTCGCTGCAACACGAAATATGCTGAGGATGCCAAAGCAGCGAGCAGGATCAGTGTTGCGCCGCTGCCGGGTGCGAGGCCGCCGGGTTGTCCACATGCAATCAGACCGATGCCTGCAAAGCTGAACACCGAGCCGAGCCAACCCCATCGATTGAGTTTTTCGCGCAGGAAAACCGTCGCCAGAATGGCGGTGAAGATAGGCGAGGTACTCATGATGAAGGCCGCTGCGCCTGGCGCAACGGTCAGTTCGGCGGTGTTCAGAAGCGCGTTATAGCTTGCGATGCCGAGGAAGCCGGACAGGACAAAGAGCAGTGAATCGCGCAGCGACGGTCGCTTCGGACGCGCGTAAATCAACCATCCCACGACCAGCACCGCTGCTGTCGCGAAGCGCGCGGCCGCGAGTTGCATCGGCGTGAGCCCTTGCAGACCAAGCCGGATGAAAGGAAAGGCCGCGGCCCACGACAGGATTGTGAAAGCTACGGCGGCAGCTGCCCGAATCGAATTCGGCGTGCTCGGCATGCTCAGTGAAGCGGACGTATTCATGGCGGTTCCCGGTAATGGAATTCGGCTGAAATCCCTTACCCAAATTGTCCGCGACGGCGTCGCGCGTGATAAGTGAGGCCGGCGGCGATAGAGAATCCGGGATTACCGGACAATGACGAAGTCCGCACGCCGTAACTTCTGGTAACAGGGCGTCGCCCGATGATGTGGTTTCGTCATTGAAACGACGCAGTAAACGTCGCATGCTGGCGATGTTGTTAAATGGCGCGCGCGCATGGGTCCCTTTCTTGCGCGGCCGTACATCAAAACATCGACCTATATACGGGGAACATCATGTCCATTTCCAGCGTTGCCTCCTCTGTCAGTTCCGCCCAAAGCATCAGCAGCAAGCCGGCTGCACAGCAGACATCTGAACCGAAGCGCACACATGGCGGCGGCCACCACGGCCATAAGGTCGCGACGGACGCAGGGTTGAGCACGTCGTCCACGGGTAGCGGATCGTCGACCTCGACCGCCGTGAACAGCATCTTGGGCGGCAACATCAATACGACCGCCTGATAGCGCCCAGGTCGCTCAGCCAACCCGGCATCGGGCCGGTTGGCCAGAGCTGCGCCTAGCGAGGCTGCTTGATAAATGCCTCGAACGCCGCTGCGTGGTCAGGATGCCACCGCGACAGCGCAGGACGGTTCTCGACGATATCGCCGGCTGCCCAAAGAATGCGCCGCTCGTCGAGCGCTCGCGGCACGTCGTTGTCCGGGCAGAGAATGTAAAAGTCGCCGGCTTCCAGACGCTCCAGCATGAACTCGACGGTTTGCTCCGGCGTCCACGCGGCGGCCGGTTTCTCGCCGCGGCCGTGACGTGTCAGTTCCGTGAACACAAAGCCAGGAATCAGCAGGTGAGCGCTGAGCTGGCAGCCCGCGGTATTGCGCAGTTCGTGCTGCAATGCCTCGGTGAACGCCTTAAGCCCAGCCTTCGCAACGTTGTAGGCCGGATCGCCGGGCGGCGTGGTGATGCCTTGCTTCGAACCGGTATTGATCACGAGACCCGGGCGACCACGTTTGATCATCTCCGGTACGAACACCTGGGTGCCGTGGATCACGCCCCACAGATTGACGCCAAGCACGCGCTCCCAGTTTTCGGCGGGCCCGAACATCTTGCTGCCCGGCTGAATACCCGCGTTGTTCATCAACACGTCCACACCGCCGAATCGTTCGACGACGGCATCGTGCAAGCGTTGCACGTCGGCGACGACGCTCACGTCGGTTTCGAGCGCGAAGACATCCTGTTTGCCGTTCGCGCTCAGCGCAGCGATTTCCTCCACTGCTTGCGCGATGCGCTCAGCGCCGAGATCGGCGATACAGACACGCAGGCCGAGTTGTGCGAAGCGTTTGGCCGCAGCAAGGCCGATGCCGGCAGCGCCGCCAGTGATCACGGCGACTGCGCCGGGAGTGAGAGCAGAATGAGTCATCGGAATCCTCGCTGGTGCAGGAATCGTGGCGTCAACCAAGGGCCGCGATTTCGATCGGTTCGAACAGGGGAGCTGATGATCCTAGCATGATCGATTGGTTTGCGTGGCCGTCGTGCCTGGCGCAAGGCACAGCCATTCTCGCGAGGCATCGCAGGTTGCTCAGCCGGTGGGACGCAAATTTTTTTATCTACTGAATCTTCATAAACATCCTTTCCGTGCCGTCGTGAGCTTGTAATAATTTTCCATTCGCCAGCGGCGCGAGACCGAGGCTGCAATGAAGGAGACAAGCGATGAACTGGTACGCGTCGTTTAGCAAAGCGGAGCGCACGACCTTCCATTCCGCCTTCACGGGCTGGGTGCTCGACGCCTTTGACTTTATGGTGTTCACCTTTGTCGTCACCTCGCTGATGACGTTGTGGGGCGTCGGCAAGGGCGAGATCGGCTTGCTAAGCACGGTGAGTCTGCTTTGCTCCGCCGCCGGAGGATGGGTGGGCGGCATCCTTGCGGACCGGTTCGGCCGCGTCAAGGTGCTGCAATGGATCATCGTCTGGTTCTCGGTGTTCACCTTCCTGATTGGCTGGTCACAGAACGTAGAGCAACTGTTTGTCCTGCGAGCGTTGCAGGGATTTGGATTTGGCGGCGAGTGGGCCGTGGGCGCCGTATTGATTGGCGAGATCGTTCGGCCGGAGCATCGCGGCAAAACTGTCGGCGTGGTGCAAAGCGGCTGGGCGATTGGCTGGGGCCTCGCCGCCATTCTCTACACGGTGGCGTTCTCTGTCCTCCCCGAAGCGCTGGCCTGGCGCAGCATGTTCTGGGTGGGGCTTGCTCCGGCATTGCTGGTGTTTTATATCCGCAGGCATGTGGCGGAACCTGAGAGCTTCAATAAAGCGCAGCAGATCATGCGCTCGAGCGCGAGACGCCCCTCGTTTCTGCAGATCTTTGCACCCGGGATCCTGCGCACAACGGTATGTTCGTCGCTGATGTGCTCCGGCCTGCAAGGCGGATACTATGCGATCGCCACCTGGATTCCCACCTTTCTGCGGATGGACAGGCACCTGTCGGTGATCGGCACCGGCGGCTACCTGGCTGTGCTGATTACCGGATCGTTTATCGGCTACGCAAGCGGCGGCTATATCTCGGACCGGATCGGCCGGCGCGGCAATATGCTGCTTTTCGCATTCCTGTCTGCGGTCATCACGATCGCCTATACGAAGGTCAACTTCAGCAATTCACAAATGCTCTACCTTGGATTCCCGCTCGGATTTTGTGCGTCGGGAATCTTCGGCGGAGTCGGTGCGCATCTCACGGAACTGTTTCCCGCTGCGCTTCGCGCGAACGGTCAGGGCTTTGCCTACAATTTCGGCCGCGGCATCGGCGCCTTGTTTCCGGCCCTCGTCGGCCTCCTGAGTGCGAAGACCGGACTGGGAAACGCGATTTGCATTCTCGCCGTTATCGCCAACGCGGCAGTATTTGTGACGGTGTTGGCGTTACCTGAGACGCGAGGACGACGGCTCGACGATGCTGATCATCTGATCCCCGCCCAGCAGCCGGAATCGACCTCTGAGAAGTCTCTGCCGCACGGGACGTGAGCCACGCGGAGCATGCTTCGTCTTTAAGCCTGCTTCGGAGCCGCACGCGTTATGGCCGCGCGGACCGGGCAATCCAACATGCAAGGATCCCTAAATGACCGGTTCAACGGAAAATCATGATGCACCGCTGTGTCCGCCGCCCGCTGCAGTGCAATCGGGGCCGTCCACCTTCGTCATGCCGCCCGGCGCCGTGGATACACACGCGCACGTGATCGGAGAGCCGCCGCGTTATCCGTGGATGCCCGATCGCTCGTACACGCCGCCAGCGGCCACCCCCGCAGCCTATCTGAAGATGCTCGACGACACAGGTTCGCAGTATGGCGTGCTGGTCCAGGTGAGCGTGCATGGGCAGGACAACACGCTGCTGCTGGAAACGCTGCGTGCGAATCCGGACAGGTTGCGCGGCGTGGTGGTGCCGTCACTAGGATTAGGCGATGCTGCGTACCAGGACATGACGGACGCCGGCGCGGTTGGATTGCGCCTGAACGTGCTGTTCGGCGGAGGCGGCATCGGTTTTTCGCAACTGGCCGAGTACGACGCATTGGCGCGCGATTGGGGCTGGCATATCCAGTTCTTGCTGGACGCGCGGAGCTTGCCTGAACTCGCGCCGCGGCTCGACAAGCTGCGCTCGGCCATCGTGATCGATCACATGGGCCACATGCCGACCGCAGTCGGCGTTGAGTCCGCGGGCTTTAAAGGTCTGCTGGCACTGGTGCGCGACGGCGCATGGGTCAAGCTTTCCGGTGCATACCGGCTGAGTACCCAGGCGCCCGCGTACGCCGATACCGCCGATTACGCACGCGCCCTGATCGCAACGGCGCCGGATCGCTGCGTATGGGGCTCCGACTGGCCGCACGTCGCTTTGTGGGGCGCCATGCCGACAGTCGGGCAGTTGCTCGATACGCTCGCCGTGTGGGCGCCGGATGAGCAGACCCGCACCGCGATTCTGACGAAGAACGCGCACCGGCTATACGGCTTTCGAGAGCCAACCCTCACACGGTCCTGAGAATCCGCGGCCTGGCCTCGTTTGCCGTCACACGTCTACCGCGGGCCCCGGCGTATTCGCGCCGTACGCCCCACGCACGGACGGAGACCGCAAACAGCATCGGGCGCCGTCATCGACGGGCATGCTGTCCTGTCACCCCGCGCTTTGGGCGAAGCAACGCGTCGAGGTCGCGCAGGCCGAGCCGCGGCCGAAAATACCATTGCAATCTACGCAGGCGCGATGCCGATACAGTTCGCCTGGCGTGTGAACGTGATTCTGATCTGTTCATCCTGGTCCTTTGGGCAGCTTGCATTGACCACTCGCGTATCGACCGGAATTTGTAAGTGCTTTAGGTTTCGAAAGACTTCGAAAGTTAAAAGTGTGCGAAGAGTACGTGACGCGAACCGCGACGTTTTCGCTTCACGTTGCCCCAATCGCTATGGATGGAATGGAACTTGCGCTCTCCTGGTTAGAAGCAAGGCTATGAAGCCAAGCCGAACTCACAGGGAGAAAGCAGATGAAATCCAAAGTTATCGTACTGACCGCATGCATCGTCTCAATGGCGCTGGCCGGCGAAGCGAACGCTGCGGGATGCCTGAAAGGCGCCGCGGCTGGCGGCGTTGCGGGCCACTATGTTGGCAACGGCCACGCAGCGGTGGGCGCCGCAGGGGGATGCGCGGTGGGCCATCATATGGCGGCGAAGAAGGCGAAGCAGGACGCTGCCCGACAAGACCAGCAATCCGCTCAGCAGGGTCAATCGCAGGCCCGGTAAGCTTGCCCGGCAAGAAAATCCCGCGGGTGGTCAGCTTTGCCTTTGCAAGGCTAACCCGCCTGCGGTTATTGCTGCTATGCAGAGCCTGATACTGCAAACATCAGATCATTCGCTGGTCAACTTTACCTTGCACCGAGACTTCTCGGCAGCTGCTCGGCCTTAGGCAAGAGCGCGCCGATCATAAAGCCTCTCTCCGTTCGGCTCATGATCACGCGGCCTCTATGTTTAGTGGCGGTGAAATTGACAAATGCCAGCCCCAGACCGAAGCCGCTCGCTTCATTGATCACTCCAGACGGCAGCCGGACAAAGCGCTCCGCGACGCGGTCCGTTTCCCTCGCCGGAATGCCCGTGCCTTCATCCTCCACACCTATAAGCAGACCCTCGCGCGTATCCGCAAGGATGCAGCGCACGGTCGCGTCACGCGGTCCGTATTTCAATGCGTTGTCGAGCAGGTTGGTGACGAGGCGAGTCAATAGCAGGCTGTCGGCAAGACACACCAGCGACGTGTCGGGCGCTTCGATGGAGATGCGGCATCCTTTAGCGACAGCCTTTTCGTAGAGCTGATCGACGGCAACGATCAGTATCTCGTTCAGGTTGACGATTTCGAATTGCCGCGATTCCGACTGTGCA
The sequence above is drawn from the Paraburkholderia phenazinium genome and encodes:
- a CDS encoding MFS transporter: MNWYASFSKAERTTFHSAFTGWVLDAFDFMVFTFVVTSLMTLWGVGKGEIGLLSTVSLLCSAAGGWVGGILADRFGRVKVLQWIIVWFSVFTFLIGWSQNVEQLFVLRALQGFGFGGEWAVGAVLIGEIVRPEHRGKTVGVVQSGWAIGWGLAAILYTVAFSVLPEALAWRSMFWVGLAPALLVFYIRRHVAEPESFNKAQQIMRSSARRPSFLQIFAPGILRTTVCSSLMCSGLQGGYYAIATWIPTFLRMDRHLSVIGTGGYLAVLITGSFIGYASGGYISDRIGRRGNMLLFAFLSAVITIAYTKVNFSNSQMLYLGFPLGFCASGIFGGVGAHLTELFPAALRANGQGFAYNFGRGIGALFPALVGLLSAKTGLGNAICILAVIANAAVFVTVLALPETRGRRLDDADHLIPAQQPESTSEKSLPHGT
- a CDS encoding amidohydrolase family protein gives rise to the protein MTGSTENHDAPLCPPPAAVQSGPSTFVMPPGAVDTHAHVIGEPPRYPWMPDRSYTPPAATPAAYLKMLDDTGSQYGVLVQVSVHGQDNTLLLETLRANPDRLRGVVVPSLGLGDAAYQDMTDAGAVGLRLNVLFGGGGIGFSQLAEYDALARDWGWHIQFLLDARSLPELAPRLDKLRSAIVIDHMGHMPTAVGVESAGFKGLLALVRDGAWVKLSGAYRLSTQAPAYADTADYARALIATAPDRCVWGSDWPHVALWGAMPTVGQLLDTLAVWAPDEQTRTAILTKNAHRLYGFREPTLTRS
- a CDS encoding LysR family transcriptional regulator, yielding MKLELRHIRCFIAVARHLHFARAAEELGIAPPSLTKQIQETERLLQVRLFHRTKRSVALTAAGEAYLPEATAALASLQRGQELAELAERGELGRIQIGFIASAAFAGIMQKTIRGFRKHRPKVDVVLIEAPMTQIPGMLTDGRLDVAYIRPPLDFPEEIRAVSVYQDEFVLALPDDSPLADHAVINPSQLREACFALPEQEFGTFEVGRRGRFQPKLGPRPGPLAAVLACVSLGSFVAVVPRTLCDCLNLPGVVYRPLGGKPVVSEIALTFRRHERSYAVREFIKYAGANTR
- a CDS encoding DMT family transporter, whose amino-acid sequence is MNTSASLSMPSTPNSIRAAAAVAFTILSWAAAFPFIRLGLQGLTPMQLAAARFATAAVLVVGWLIYARPKRPSLRDSLLFVLSGFLGIASYNALLNTAELTVAPGAAAFIMSTSPIFTAILATVFLREKLNRWGWLGSVFSFAGIGLIACGQPGGLAPGSGATLILLAALASSAYFVLQRRLIPIYGPLASTAYTLLAGALLLSPWLPGAMSALAAPSASAGTLGAVLVLGVFPAALGYATWTIALGHFGAARASNFLYLVPAIAIALSIFLTGEHPALTTIAGGLMAIAGVAFVAWRGRG
- a CDS encoding SDR family NAD(P)-dependent oxidoreductase, which gives rise to MTHSALTPGAVAVITGGAAGIGLAAAKRFAQLGLRVCIADLGAERIAQAVEEIAALSANGKQDVFALETDVSVVADVQRLHDAVVERFGGVDVLMNNAGIQPGSKMFGPAENWERVLGVNLWGVIHGTQVFVPEMIKRGRPGLVINTGSKQGITTPPGDPAYNVAKAGLKAFTEALQHELRNTAGCQLSAHLLIPGFVFTELTRHGRGEKPAAAWTPEQTVEFMLERLEAGDFYILCPDNDVPRALDERRILWAAGDIVENRPALSRWHPDHAAAFEAFIKQPR
- a CDS encoding alpha/beta hydrolase, which gives rise to MKLSSFVLAGLTCATLVSATTSFAQDSAAAPSAPIRNVVLVHGLFADGSSWQKVIPLLQAKGLHVTAVQNPTTSLDADVDAVKRALAQQDGPTLLVAHSYGGMVISQAGDDPKVAGLVYIAARAPDAGEDYPALTKKFPAAPASAGLQWSADGYGKLSEQAFVHDFAGDLPTVEAETYYAVQQPIGKAITMAKTTVAAWHDKPTWYAVSTEDRTINPDLERFMANRMHAHTIELDSSHVSLLSHPTEVANLILEAAGQQK